In one Flavobacteriales bacterium genomic region, the following are encoded:
- a CDS encoding VanZ family protein encodes MPGRALPAWHWADLLSVDKAVHAGLFAVLAVLVLLGLRAHAGGAPLSVPAILWAVATCIAYGGLLELMQQLPALGRRGDLNDLLANTAGCGLGWLWDRYRRPKGR; translated from the coding sequence ATGCCGGGCCGCGCCCTGCCCGCTTGGCATTGGGCCGACCTCCTCAGCGTGGACAAGGCGGTGCATGCCGGGCTCTTCGCCGTGCTGGCGGTCTTGGTGCTGCTGGGCCTGCGTGCCCATGCCGGCGGAGCCCCCCTTTCGGTTCCGGCGATCCTGTGGGCCGTGGCGACCTGCATCGCCTATGGGGGGCTTCTGGAGCTCATGCAGCAGCTGCCTGCCCTGGGGCGCCGGGGCGACCTCAATGACCTGCTGGCCAATACCGCGGGGTGCGGCCTGGGCTGGCTCTGGGACCGGTACCGGCGGCCCAAGGGCCGGTAG
- the cysD gene encoding sulfate adenylyltransferase subunit CysD gives MHSYRLTHLKELESESMHILREVAAQFENPALLFSGGKDSIVCFHLARKAFFPARVPFPLVHVDTGHNFEETMTFRDDLVKEHGAKLIVGSVQESIDTGRVQEETGYYASRNKLQTVTLLDTIEKHKIDCAIGGGRRDEEKARAKERVFSHRDEFGQWDPKNQRPELWNLYNGKKRPGEHFRAFPISNWTEMDVWQYILLEKIPIPSIYFSHEREVFDRDGVIYANSSFMRLKPEEKPYRKRVRFRTIGDMSCTGAVDSPASTLEEIIEEVASSRVTERGSRMDDKRSEAAMEDRKKEGYF, from the coding sequence ATGCATTCCTACCGACTGACCCACCTGAAGGAGCTCGAGAGCGAGAGCATGCACATCCTGCGCGAGGTGGCCGCGCAATTCGAGAACCCGGCCCTGCTCTTCAGCGGCGGCAAGGACAGCATCGTGTGCTTCCACCTGGCCCGGAAGGCCTTCTTCCCCGCCAGGGTGCCCTTCCCCCTCGTGCACGTGGACACCGGCCACAACTTCGAGGAGACGATGACCTTCCGCGATGACCTCGTGAAGGAGCACGGCGCGAAGCTGATCGTGGGCAGCGTGCAGGAGAGCATCGACACCGGCCGCGTACAGGAGGAGACCGGCTACTACGCCAGCCGCAACAAGCTGCAGACGGTGACCCTGCTCGACACCATCGAGAAGCACAAGATCGACTGCGCCATCGGTGGCGGACGTCGCGACGAGGAGAAGGCCCGTGCGAAGGAGCGCGTCTTCAGCCACCGCGACGAGTTCGGCCAGTGGGACCCCAAGAACCAGCGGCCCGAGCTGTGGAACCTGTACAACGGCAAAAAGCGCCCCGGCGAGCACTTCCGCGCGTTCCCCATCAGCAACTGGACGGAGATGGACGTGTGGCAGTACATCCTGCTGGAGAAGATCCCCATCCCCAGCATCTACTTCAGCCACGAGCGCGAGGTGTTCGACCGCGACGGCGTGATCTACGCCAACAGCTCCTTCATGCGCCTGAAGCCCGAGGAGAAGCCCTATAGGAAGCGCGTGCGCTTCCGCACCATCGGCGACATGAGCTGCACCGGCGCGGTGGACTCGCCGGCGAGCACGCTGGAGGAGATCATCGAGGAAGTAGCCTCTTCGCGCGTGACCGAACGCGGCAGCCGCATGGACGACAAGCGGAGCGAGGCCGCGATGGAGGACAGGAAGAAAGAGGGATACTTCTGA
- a CDS encoding energy transducer TonB, giving the protein MEVRKNPEVDLEKRKGSLLLIGLLTALAITLVAFEWTTFEEKLEGLGQLELDLLEEEVIPPSATPPPPPPPPPAPTQIIEIVDDEEEVEETEVIDTEVNEETVVEAPVQREEEVVEEQIFTIVEEMPEYPGGELEMRKYLAKAIKYPQMAQDAGISGTVFLTFEVDKDGKIKDVKVLRGIGGGCDEEAIRVVKAMPAWKPGKQRGKSVRVQFTLPIKFTLR; this is encoded by the coding sequence ATGGAAGTCCGCAAGAACCCCGAAGTCGACCTGGAGAAGCGCAAGGGCAGCTTGCTGCTCATCGGATTGCTCACGGCACTGGCCATCACGCTGGTGGCGTTCGAGTGGACCACCTTCGAGGAGAAGCTCGAGGGCTTGGGCCAGTTGGAGCTCGACCTGCTCGAGGAGGAGGTGATTCCGCCTAGCGCCACCCCGCCGCCCCCACCGCCCCCGCCGCCCGCCCCTACGCAGATCATCGAGATCGTCGATGATGAGGAGGAGGTGGAGGAGACCGAGGTGATCGATACCGAGGTGAACGAGGAGACGGTGGTGGAGGCCCCCGTGCAGCGCGAGGAGGAGGTGGTGGAGGAGCAGATCTTCACCATCGTTGAGGAGATGCCCGAGTACCCCGGCGGCGAACTCGAGATGAGGAAGTACCTGGCCAAGGCCATCAAGTACCCCCAGATGGCCCAGGACGCGGGCATCAGCGGCACCGTCTTCCTCACCTTCGAGGTGGACAAGGACGGCAAGATCAAGGACGTGAAGGTGCTGCGCGGCATCGGCGGCGGCTGCGACGAGGAGGCCATCCGGGTGGTGAAGGCCATGCCCGCCTGGAAGCCCGGCAAGCAGCGCGGCAAATCCGTGCGCGTGCAGTTCACGCTGCCCATCAAGTTCACCCTGCGGTGA
- the cysN gene encoding sulfate adenylyltransferase subunit CysN — protein sequence MKDSSTHGYLDMDLLRFTTAGSVDDGKSTLIGRLLYDTKQIFEDQLEAVERASAKRGSGEVDLSLLTDGLRAEREQGITIDVAYRYFATPKRKFIIADTPGHIQYTRNMVTGASTANLAIILVDARKGILEQTCRHSFIASLLGIPHVVFCINKMDLVDYDEATFTRIQKELEDFSSKLEVRDIRYIPISALKGDNVVERSTNMPWYQGPTLMYLLENVHIAGDLNHIDRRFPVQYVVRPMTDEWHDFRGFAGRVAGGVFRKGDPIQVLPSGFQSAIKSIHIGEREVEECFAPQSAVIALNDEIDISRGDMLVSPNNVPESSQDVDVMLCWFNERPLQPGGKYALKHTGRDARCMVKEVKYKMDISTLHKAEDNTIRMNDIGRVQLRTTVPLHFDKYQRNRYTGSLILIDEATNETVAAGMIV from the coding sequence ATGAAAGACAGTTCGACCCACGGCTACCTGGACATGGACCTGCTCCGCTTCACCACGGCGGGCAGCGTGGACGACGGCAAGAGCACCCTGATCGGGCGCCTGCTCTACGACACCAAGCAGATCTTCGAGGACCAGCTGGAGGCGGTGGAGCGCGCGAGCGCCAAGCGCGGCAGCGGCGAGGTGGACCTGTCGCTGCTCACGGACGGGCTCCGCGCCGAGCGCGAACAGGGCATCACCATCGATGTGGCCTACCGCTACTTCGCCACGCCCAAGCGGAAGTTCATCATCGCCGATACGCCGGGCCACATCCAGTACACACGCAACATGGTCACGGGCGCCAGCACGGCCAACCTGGCGATCATCCTCGTGGACGCGCGCAAGGGCATCCTGGAGCAGACCTGTCGCCACAGCTTCATCGCCTCGCTGCTCGGCATCCCGCACGTGGTGTTCTGCATCAACAAGATGGACCTGGTTGACTACGACGAGGCCACTTTCACCCGCATCCAGAAGGAACTGGAGGACTTCAGCAGCAAGCTGGAGGTGCGCGACATCCGCTACATCCCCATCAGCGCGCTGAAGGGCGACAACGTAGTGGAGCGCAGCACGAACATGCCGTGGTACCAGGGCCCCACGCTCATGTACCTGCTGGAGAACGTCCACATCGCCGGCGACCTCAACCACATCGATCGCCGCTTCCCCGTGCAATACGTGGTGCGGCCCATGACCGATGAGTGGCATGACTTCCGCGGTTTCGCCGGGCGCGTGGCCGGAGGCGTCTTCCGCAAGGGCGACCCGATCCAGGTGCTTCCGAGCGGATTCCAGAGCGCCATCAAGAGCATCCACATCGGCGAGCGCGAGGTGGAGGAATGCTTCGCGCCGCAGAGCGCGGTGATCGCGCTGAACGACGAGATCGACATCAGCCGCGGCGACATGCTGGTGAGCCCGAACAATGTGCCCGAGAGCAGCCAGGACGTGGACGTGATGCTGTGCTGGTTCAACGAGCGCCCGCTCCAGCCCGGCGGCAAGTACGCCCTCAAGCACACCGGCCGCGATGCACGGTGCATGGTGAAGGAGGTGAAGTACAAGATGGACATCAGCACCCTGCACAAGGCGGAGGACAACACCATCCGCATGAACGACATCGGCCGGGTCCAGCTCCGCACAACGGTGCCCCTGCACTTCGACAAGTACCAGCGCAACCGCTACACCGGCAGCCTCATCCTCATCGACGAGGCCACCAACGAAACGGTGGCCGCCGGCATGATCGTGTGA
- the sprA gene encoding cell surface protein SprA, with translation MRFHGAWCLALRLCALAVLLLAGAEAEAGVVLQVDTPEVDLVYPITDPVAPGAPSGGMVNLGDPENIQNEVTYDPVTGQYIMQSTVGGSFDYRPPMSMTLEEYLEYDMERSMKTYWLDRVEQESEVAQKSLIPVLKVRGKAFDRIFGGNTIDIKPRGSAEIIFGLNISRTDNPRIPVDQRRITTFNFDQRIQLNLMGSIGEKLKITTNYNTQATFDFENQVKLDYTGYEDEIIQKIEAGNVSLPLRGTLIQGSQSLFGLKTQLKFGRLTTTAIFSQEKGQRRNVQTQGGAQTTNFDIKADEYEANKHYFLSYAFREQYENALRTLPTVNSGVQITRVEVWVTNMRQDYQQNRNIVAFTDLGEDASPASVAAGRVSADMPPGLLLDAPGAFADNAANSLYATVSANAGIRSFVNASGALQALGLQPARHFEKLESARLLGPNEYTLNTRLGFITLNQQLNNDEVLAVAFQYTLDGQTFQVGEFSTDGISPPDALILRLLKATITNPRLPLWDLMMKNVYSLGAFQVNRENFRLEVVYNNPTTGVDINYVPRAPVDQIPLLQTVGMDRLDPNNAPNPDGWFDFIDGAATTGGTINTQNGRVYFPVLEPFGSYLDRQLIGPNPASPIQPPEVRRTIVYQQLYDSTKIAAQNIPELNRFKLKGSYRSASSDVINLNAVNIPQGSVVVTAGGVRLVENQDYTVDYNLGRVRILNQGILESGTPVNIALESNSLFSIQTRTLAGARFDYTISKDLVIGGTVMNLYERPLTQKVNVGEEPISNTIVGLDANWQTRSQWLTNLVDKLPFYATKEESSITASVEGAYLIPGHSRAIGNAGTSYVDDFEGSVSVIDLRTQSLWFHASTPQNISLFPEGSLVNDLGSGFRRAQLSWYVIDPLFFRNNNLTPSHIANDAQMRSDHRMREVLENEVFPFRQLPAGTPNNIPVLDLTYYPDERGPYNYETDPNRLNPDGTFNDPENNWAGIMRRITTTDFESSNIESIQFWLMDPFQEGVFGASNEDSQNSTGGWLYFDLGNISEDVLRDGRKAFENGLPKDLNDFSSPTDETTWGVVPTTQNVVNAFALLQSNSNRFQDVGLDGLASAQQDNSQRNEQIFFDDYLTQVSGAVTDPVAYNRIVADPSSDDYSFFRGAALDSRQADILERYKRFNNPEGNSVTDEDSPEDYPTQQTVIPTTEDINLDQNLAEGESYFHYAIPLRPQDMVVGRNFITDRILAEASTPAGTKQVYWYQFKIPVRQPTEVINGIQDFRSIRFMRMYLHGWQQQATLRFARLEFVRGEWRKYEQGLEAPGEVPGGDPDPTTFAVAAVNIEENGTRYPINYVLPPGINKEVDVASANLRNLNEQSLQLKVCNLRDGDARAAFRNVQFDIRSYKKLRMFIHAESSDLGNPAAFGDVSVFVRIGNDLDANYYEYEVPVTLSTPFNNDPYNVWPEANDMIIEFAKLNDLKILRDQSGFPRNLRYAGTDGNRRVFIKGSPNLSQLRSIMIGIRNPKRDGEESNPWAADNGLPQCVEVWVNELRLTDFDQRGGWAAVARVNAQLADLGTVSVAANYSTPFWGSIDKRVSERQRETRYGVDVSANLEMGKFLPESSKVRIPMYMGYSEEVRNPQFDPLNPDIEWNDATRALSREERKERLKQSRTYTRRRSLNFTNVRKERAEGKKERLWDVENLALSYSYTDQEYFDVNTAYENTRTYRGSLAYQFAPKPLVIEPFKGIGFVGKSKWLKAFKDFNVNLGFKQVSMRTSMDRQYLERLVRPNPDIESLPPRPMYNKNFNWVSQYGFKYDITRSLKLDFNANNLAVVGETPGRVNPKFKDEYALWKDSVLTSLRSFGEVTRYDHTVALTYTLPLDKLPLTDWITSNASYTAGYQWDRAPFTQDTLGHVIQNSRNISLSGQFNFVSLYNKSKWLKKINDKAKGRPAKPATTPARDGVRPRKDEEEDKKPKEKVNVLEALARVMMAIRTGSITYSQTNGTLLPGYDRKTNIVGMDNFGAPGLGFILGEQNTDLAGEPVRDFARTASQRGWLVRTPSIFNPYTTTRNENISARLSLEPFKGMRVELTANRTMAENRRSFFRWNNDLGDYVNDSPNETGSFSVSMLTWRTAFVKDDGNAVNAVFQELLAQRAVVSGRLGAENTQSQLDPATGYYTGYGPTNQDVVIPAFLAAYTGRPVDKVKLNPFKQTPMPNWDITYDGLTKIPMFAKWFRTFTLKNSYRSSFNIASFQTNMLFVPGQNAVDAAGNYIPERQITVVTVQEAMRPLMGFDATLKNGLLAKVEYNRDRNLSLSLSNYQITEARGIEYVVGTGYRFKNVKLPFSVGAKKPNSDLNLRVDLSLRDNFTVIRKMEERQNQLTAGQKVLSIKTSADYVLNQRLNVRLFYERVVNTPVITTSFPSANTNFGISLRFTLAE, from the coding sequence GTGCGGTTCCATGGCGCTTGGTGCCTGGCACTGCGCCTGTGCGCGCTGGCCGTGCTCCTGCTCGCCGGCGCCGAGGCCGAGGCCGGCGTGGTGCTGCAGGTCGACACCCCGGAGGTCGACCTCGTGTACCCCATCACCGATCCCGTGGCGCCCGGTGCCCCGAGCGGCGGCATGGTGAACCTGGGCGACCCGGAGAACATCCAGAACGAGGTGACCTACGACCCGGTGACCGGGCAGTACATCATGCAGAGCACCGTGGGCGGGAGCTTCGACTACCGGCCGCCCATGAGCATGACGCTGGAGGAGTACCTGGAGTACGACATGGAGCGTTCCATGAAGACGTATTGGCTCGATCGCGTGGAGCAGGAGAGCGAGGTGGCGCAGAAGAGCCTCATCCCCGTGCTGAAGGTGCGCGGCAAGGCCTTCGACCGGATCTTCGGCGGCAACACCATCGACATCAAGCCCCGCGGCTCTGCGGAGATCATCTTCGGGCTCAACATCAGCCGCACGGACAACCCGCGCATCCCGGTGGACCAGCGGCGGATCACCACCTTCAACTTCGATCAGCGCATCCAGCTCAACCTGATGGGCAGCATCGGGGAGAAGCTGAAGATCACCACCAACTACAACACACAGGCCACCTTCGACTTCGAGAACCAGGTGAAGCTCGACTACACCGGCTACGAGGACGAGATCATCCAGAAGATCGAGGCCGGCAATGTGAGCCTGCCCCTGCGCGGCACGCTGATCCAAGGCAGCCAGAGCCTCTTCGGCCTCAAGACCCAGCTCAAGTTCGGGCGGCTCACCACAACCGCCATCTTCAGCCAGGAGAAGGGCCAGCGCCGCAACGTGCAGACCCAGGGAGGGGCGCAGACCACCAACTTCGATATCAAGGCGGACGAGTACGAGGCCAACAAGCACTACTTCCTCAGCTACGCCTTCCGCGAGCAGTACGAGAATGCGTTGCGCACGCTGCCCACGGTGAACAGCGGCGTGCAGATCACCCGCGTGGAGGTGTGGGTGACCAACATGCGGCAGGACTACCAGCAGAACCGCAACATCGTGGCCTTCACCGACCTCGGCGAGGACGCCAGCCCTGCCTCGGTGGCCGCCGGCCGCGTGAGCGCCGATATGCCCCCCGGTCTGCTGCTGGATGCCCCCGGCGCCTTCGCCGACAATGCCGCCAACAGCCTCTACGCCACGGTGAGCGCCAACGCCGGCATCCGCAGCTTCGTCAATGCCAGCGGCGCGCTCCAGGCGCTGGGCCTGCAGCCCGCGCGCCATTTCGAGAAGCTCGAGAGCGCCCGCCTGCTGGGCCCCAACGAGTACACGCTCAACACCCGGCTGGGCTTCATCACCCTCAACCAGCAGCTCAATAACGATGAGGTGCTCGCCGTGGCCTTCCAGTACACCCTCGATGGGCAGACCTTCCAGGTGGGCGAGTTCAGCACCGACGGCATCAGCCCGCCCGATGCGCTCATCCTGCGCCTGCTGAAGGCCACCATCACCAACCCGCGGCTGCCGCTGTGGGACCTGATGATGAAGAACGTGTATTCGCTCGGCGCCTTCCAGGTGAACCGCGAGAACTTCCGCCTGGAGGTGGTGTACAACAACCCCACCACCGGCGTGGACATCAATTACGTGCCCCGAGCGCCGGTGGACCAGATCCCGCTGCTCCAGACGGTGGGCATGGACCGGCTCGACCCCAACAACGCCCCCAACCCTGACGGCTGGTTCGACTTCATCGATGGCGCCGCCACCACCGGGGGGACCATCAACACCCAGAACGGGCGCGTCTACTTCCCGGTCCTGGAGCCCTTCGGCAGCTACCTCGACCGACAGCTCATCGGCCCCAACCCGGCCTCGCCGATCCAGCCGCCCGAGGTGCGGCGCACCATCGTCTACCAGCAGCTCTACGACAGCACCAAGATCGCCGCGCAGAACATCCCTGAGCTGAACCGCTTCAAGCTCAAGGGCAGCTACCGCAGCGCCAGCAGCGATGTCATCAACCTCAATGCGGTCAACATCCCCCAGGGCAGCGTGGTGGTCACCGCCGGCGGGGTGCGGCTGGTGGAGAACCAGGACTACACGGTGGACTACAACCTGGGCCGCGTGCGGATCCTGAACCAGGGCATCCTGGAGAGCGGCACGCCGGTGAACATCGCCCTTGAGAGCAACTCCCTCTTCAGCATCCAGACACGCACGCTGGCCGGCGCGCGCTTCGATTACACCATCAGCAAGGACCTGGTGATCGGCGGCACGGTGATGAACCTTTACGAGCGCCCGCTGACCCAGAAGGTGAACGTGGGCGAGGAGCCCATCAGCAATACCATCGTGGGCCTCGATGCCAACTGGCAGACCCGCTCGCAGTGGCTCACCAACCTGGTGGACAAGCTGCCCTTCTACGCCACCAAGGAGGAGAGCAGCATCACCGCCAGCGTCGAGGGCGCCTACCTCATCCCCGGCCACAGCCGCGCCATCGGCAACGCCGGCACCAGCTACGTGGACGACTTCGAGGGCAGCGTAAGCGTGATCGACCTGCGCACGCAGAGCCTGTGGTTCCATGCCAGCACGCCGCAGAACATCAGCCTCTTCCCCGAGGGCTCGCTCGTGAACGACCTCGGATCGGGCTTCCGCCGTGCGCAGCTCAGCTGGTACGTCATCGACCCGCTCTTCTTCCGCAACAACAACCTCACCCCCTCCCACATCGCCAACGATGCCCAGATGCGCAGCGACCATCGTATGCGCGAAGTGCTCGAGAACGAGGTGTTCCCCTTCCGCCAGCTCCCTGCGGGAACCCCCAACAACATCCCGGTGCTCGACCTCACCTACTATCCCGATGAGCGGGGCCCGTACAATTACGAGACCGACCCCAATCGGCTCAATCCTGATGGCACCTTCAACGATCCCGAGAACAACTGGGCGGGGATCATGCGCAGGATCACCACCACCGATTTCGAGAGCAGCAACATCGAGAGCATCCAGTTCTGGCTGATGGACCCCTTCCAGGAGGGCGTCTTCGGCGCCAGCAACGAGGACAGCCAGAACAGCACCGGCGGATGGCTCTACTTCGACCTGGGCAACATCAGCGAGGATGTGCTGCGCGACGGGCGCAAGGCCTTCGAGAACGGGCTGCCCAAGGACCTGAACGACTTCTCATCGCCCACGGACGAGACCACTTGGGGCGTGGTGCCCACCACCCAGAACGTGGTGAACGCCTTCGCCCTGCTACAGAGCAACAGCAACCGCTTCCAGGACGTGGGCCTCGACGGCCTCGCCAGTGCGCAGCAGGACAATTCGCAGCGCAACGAGCAGATCTTCTTCGACGACTACCTCACCCAGGTTTCAGGAGCGGTGACCGACCCGGTGGCCTACAACCGCATCGTGGCCGACCCCAGCAGCGATGATTACAGCTTCTTCCGCGGCGCCGCGCTCGACAGCAGGCAAGCCGACATCCTGGAGCGCTACAAGCGCTTCAACAATCCCGAGGGCAACAGCGTCACCGACGAGGACAGCCCGGAGGACTACCCCACCCAGCAGACGGTAATCCCCACCACGGAGGACATCAACCTAGACCAGAACCTGGCCGAGGGCGAGAGCTATTTCCACTACGCCATCCCGCTCCGTCCGCAGGACATGGTGGTCGGCCGGAACTTCATCACCGACCGCATCCTGGCCGAGGCGTCCACCCCGGCCGGCACCAAGCAGGTGTACTGGTACCAGTTCAAGATCCCGGTTCGCCAGCCCACCGAGGTGATCAACGGCATCCAGGACTTCCGCAGCATCCGCTTCATGCGCATGTACCTGCACGGCTGGCAGCAGCAGGCCACCCTGCGCTTCGCGCGCCTGGAGTTCGTGCGCGGCGAATGGCGCAAGTACGAGCAGGGCCTGGAGGCCCCGGGCGAGGTGCCCGGCGGCGACCCGGACCCCACCACCTTCGCCGTGGCCGCCGTGAACATCGAGGAGAACGGCACCCGCTACCCGATCAACTACGTGCTGCCCCCGGGCATCAACAAGGAGGTGGACGTGGCCAGCGCGAACCTGCGCAACCTCAACGAGCAGAGCCTGCAGCTGAAGGTGTGCAACCTGCGCGACGGCGATGCGCGCGCGGCCTTCCGCAACGTGCAGTTCGACATCCGCAGCTACAAGAAGCTGCGCATGTTCATCCACGCCGAATCATCTGACCTGGGGAACCCCGCGGCCTTCGGGGACGTGAGCGTCTTCGTCCGCATCGGCAACGACCTCGACGCCAACTACTACGAGTACGAGGTACCGGTCACGCTGAGCACGCCCTTCAACAACGACCCCTACAACGTGTGGCCCGAGGCGAACGACATGATCATCGAGTTCGCCAAGCTCAACGACCTGAAGATCCTGCGCGACCAGAGCGGCTTCCCGCGCAACCTGCGCTACGCCGGCACCGATGGCAACCGCCGCGTGTTCATCAAGGGCAGCCCCAACCTGAGCCAGCTGCGGTCCATCATGATCGGCATCCGCAACCCCAAGCGCGACGGGGAGGAGTCGAACCCTTGGGCCGCGGACAACGGCCTGCCCCAATGCGTGGAAGTCTGGGTGAACGAGCTGCGCCTCACGGACTTCGACCAGCGCGGTGGATGGGCGGCCGTGGCCCGGGTGAACGCCCAGCTCGCCGACCTCGGTACGGTGAGCGTGGCCGCCAATTACAGCACCCCCTTCTGGGGCAGCATCGACAAGCGCGTGAGCGAGCGCCAGCGCGAGACCCGCTACGGCGTGGATGTGAGCGCCAACCTGGAGATGGGCAAGTTCCTGCCCGAGAGCTCCAAGGTGCGCATCCCCATGTACATGGGCTATAGCGAGGAGGTCCGTAACCCGCAGTTCGACCCGCTCAACCCGGACATCGAATGGAACGATGCCACCCGCGCGCTCTCGCGCGAGGAGCGCAAGGAGCGCCTGAAGCAGTCGCGCACCTACACCCGGAGGCGCAGCCTCAACTTCACCAACGTGCGCAAGGAGCGGGCGGAAGGGAAGAAGGAGCGGCTGTGGGATGTGGAGAACCTCGCACTCTCCTACAGCTACACCGACCAGGAGTACTTCGACGTGAACACCGCGTACGAGAACACCCGCACCTACCGCGGCAGCCTGGCCTACCAGTTCGCGCCCAAGCCGTTGGTCATCGAGCCGTTCAAGGGCATCGGCTTCGTGGGCAAGAGCAAGTGGCTCAAGGCCTTCAAGGACTTCAACGTCAACCTCGGCTTCAAGCAGGTGAGCATGCGCACCAGCATGGACCGCCAGTACCTGGAGCGCCTCGTGCGCCCCAACCCCGACATCGAGTCGCTGCCGCCGCGGCCCATGTACAACAAGAACTTCAACTGGGTGAGCCAGTACGGCTTCAAGTACGACATCACCCGTTCGCTGAAGCTCGACTTCAACGCCAACAACCTGGCCGTGGTGGGCGAGACCCCCGGCCGCGTGAACCCGAAGTTCAAGGATGAGTACGCCCTCTGGAAGGACAGCGTGCTCACCAGCCTGCGCAGCTTCGGCGAGGTGACGCGGTACGACCACACCGTTGCGCTTACCTACACGCTGCCCCTCGACAAGCTGCCGCTCACCGACTGGATCACGTCCAACGCCAGCTACACCGCCGGCTACCAGTGGGACCGCGCGCCCTTCACGCAGGATACCCTGGGCCACGTGATCCAGAACTCGCGCAACATCTCGCTCAGCGGCCAGTTCAACTTCGTGAGCCTCTACAACAAGAGCAAGTGGCTGAAGAAGATCAACGACAAGGCCAAGGGCCGCCCCGCCAAGCCGGCTACCACCCCGGCCCGAGACGGCGTGCGGCCCAGGAAGGATGAGGAGGAGGACAAGAAGCCCAAGGAGAAGGTGAATGTGCTGGAGGCCCTGGCCCGCGTGATGATGGCCATCCGCACGGGCTCCATCACCTACAGCCAGACCAATGGCACCCTGCTGCCCGGCTACGATCGCAAGACGAACATCGTGGGCATGGACAACTTCGGCGCTCCGGGGCTCGGCTTCATCCTGGGCGAGCAGAACACCGACCTGGCGGGCGAGCCCGTCCGCGACTTCGCCCGCACGGCGTCCCAGCGCGGCTGGCTGGTGCGCACCCCTTCCATCTTCAACCCCTACACCACCACGCGGAACGAGAACATCAGCGCGCGGCTCTCGCTGGAGCCGTTCAAGGGCATGCGCGTGGAACTCACCGCCAATCGCACCATGGCGGAGAACCGACGCTCCTTCTTCCGCTGGAACAATGACCTGGGCGACTACGTGAACGACAGCCCCAATGAGACGGGCAGCTTCAGCGTGAGCATGCTCACCTGGCGCACCGCCTTCGTGAAGGACGACGGCAACGCGGTGAACGCCGTGTTCCAGGAACTGCTCGCCCAGCGGGCCGTGGTGAGCGGGCGCCTGGGGGCGGAGAACACCCAGTCGCAGCTCGACCCTGCCACCGGCTACTACACCGGGTACGGCCCCACCAACCAGGACGTGGTGATCCCCGCGTTCCTCGCCGCTTACACCGGCCGGCCCGTGGACAAGGTGAAGCTGAATCCGTTCAAGCAGACGCCGATGCCCAACTGGGACATCACCTACGACGGGCTCACCAAGATCCCGATGTTCGCCAAGTGGTTCCGGACCTTCACCCTGAAGAACAGCTACCGGAGCAGCTTCAACATCGCCAGCTTCCAGACCAACATGCTCTTCGTGCCCGGGCAGAATGCCGTGGATGCGGCTGGCAACTACATCCCCGAGCGGCAGATCACCGTGGTGACGGTGCAGGAGGCCATGCGCCCGCTCATGGGCTTCGACGCCACGCTGAAGAACGGCCTCCTCGCCAAGGTCGAGTACAACCGCGACCGCAACCTGAGCCTGAGCCTCTCCAACTACCAGATCACCGAGGCCCGGGGGATCGAGTACGTGGTGGGCACCGGCTACCGCTTCAAGAACGTGAAGCTGCCGTTCTCCGTCGGTGCCAAGAAGCCCAACAGCGACCTCAACCTGCGGGTCGACCTGAGCCTGCGCGACAACTTCACCGTCATTCGCAAGATGGAGGAGCGCCAGAACCAGCTCACCGCAGGCCAGAAGGTGCTTTCCATCAAGACCAGCGCCGACTATGTGCTGAACCAGCGCCTCAACGTGCGCCTCTTCTACGAGCGGGTGGTGAATACCCCGGTGATCACCACCTCGTTCCCCAGCGCCAACACCAACTTCGGCATCAGCCTGCGCTTCACCCTCGCGGAGTGA
- the gcvH gene encoding glycine cleavage system protein GcvH: MNIPADLKYTKDHEWLRIEGDEAVVGITDFAQGELGDIVFVDIGSVGQALDREAVFGTVEAVKTVSDLFMPVSGTVSEVNPGLADDPASVNKDPYGAGWMVRVKLSDPGQAADLLSAEQYKALVGA; encoded by the coding sequence ATGAACATCCCCGCCGATCTGAAGTACACCAAGGACCACGAATGGCTGCGCATCGAAGGCGATGAGGCTGTAGTGGGCATCACCGACTTCGCCCAGGGCGAGCTCGGCGACATCGTCTTCGTGGACATCGGCTCGGTGGGGCAGGCGCTCGACCGGGAGGCGGTGTTCGGCACCGTGGAGGCCGTGAAGACCGTCAGCGACCTGTTCATGCCGGTGAGCGGCACCGTGTCCGAGGTGAACCCCGGCCTGGCGGATGATCCGGCCAGCGTGAACAAGGATCCCTACGGTGCCGGCTGGATGGTGCGCGTGAAGCTCAGCGACCCCGGCCAGGCGGCCGACCTGCTCAGCGCCGAGCAATACAAGGCCTTGGTGGGCGCCTGA